One window of Neisseria subflava genomic DNA carries:
- a CDS encoding TonB-dependent receptor — MKRKHLVYLLMSSFAAANGFAETLADPDEIQPVKTFSPPKPIAPTAAQGYFPENQFDRTERSDHYFVTENIDQAFRPLKANSGFYGKSFYNSVTAQARGAKVYGVANLNHTKANGYKDGDGNQTDWKYSRFNQALVLGFVPSENQEYRLTYLHDDINNDRQPQFVNDALDTERHIAKLNARWGNADLSNTVSAEAGVIKLKRHADNYSLRPNNTPQQVFVELDRKVYDFSLKHDADFGKFHNTAAVSYRNDSQNGERNAHTAMRDFLNGYRFADVHLDRWRIADTLSYKFDDRHKLGLGLSYEINEADVRKNTAQPTHPMNRNLAFASSQQIWKTHYGYDFNGKVRRHAFSGELKYDFTPSETQKYSVSLAHLERIGDNTERFNSLAAIVQNRMNGALTNQNPAAVIAGNPLLKTEKHNRIKLTANSRNDYYNGYMNSLAGAGWNVGGTLVADKVKDLIIFDRARGQSGISSNGGGIITRNVDARLFTAQAYARYNFNPHWAAGIKATYNYGHNETDGRPLYQIRPFEAAVQADYKNYFAHGSYNIGVATRFVAKQTRGDFDAASGLGIDKREAAKGFTVADVYAGVNIKDKYGLRLGVNNVFNKKYAEHISGDHVLALSPSVVYAPGRTYWLSLHAAF; from the coding sequence ATGAAACGAAAACATTTGGTTTACCTGTTAATGAGCAGTTTTGCCGCCGCAAACGGCTTTGCCGAAACCTTGGCAGACCCTGATGAAATCCAGCCTGTCAAAACCTTCTCCCCTCCCAAACCGATTGCACCAACCGCCGCACAAGGCTATTTCCCCGAAAACCAATTCGACCGCACCGAACGCAGCGATCATTACTTTGTTACCGAAAACATAGACCAGGCCTTCCGTCCGCTGAAAGCGAACAGCGGCTTCTACGGCAAAAGTTTTTACAATTCCGTTACCGCGCAAGCGCGCGGGGCAAAGGTGTACGGCGTGGCCAACCTCAATCACACCAAGGCCAACGGCTATAAAGACGGCGACGGCAATCAGACCGATTGGAAATACAGCCGTTTCAATCAAGCTTTGGTACTCGGTTTCGTGCCGTCTGAAAATCAAGAATACCGCCTCACTTATCTGCATGACGACATCAACAACGACCGCCAACCGCAGTTCGTCAACGACGCATTGGATACCGAACGACACATCGCCAAACTCAACGCGCGTTGGGGCAATGCCGATTTGAGCAATACGGTCAGCGCGGAAGCAGGAGTCATCAAACTCAAACGCCATGCCGACAATTACTCCCTGCGCCCAAACAACACTCCGCAGCAAGTGTTCGTAGAGCTTGACCGCAAAGTGTACGACTTCTCGCTCAAACACGATGCGGACTTCGGCAAATTCCACAATACCGCCGCCGTCAGCTACCGCAACGACAGCCAAAACGGCGAGCGCAACGCCCACACCGCCATGCGCGATTTCCTCAACGGCTACCGTTTCGCCGATGTACACCTCGACCGCTGGCGCATTGCCGATACCCTGTCTTACAAGTTTGACGACCGACACAAACTGGGCTTGGGCTTAAGCTACGAAATCAACGAAGCGGACGTTCGCAAAAATACAGCGCAACCCACCCATCCGATGAACCGTAATCTCGCCTTCGCCTCATCACAACAAATCTGGAAAACCCATTACGGCTACGACTTCAACGGCAAAGTGCGCCGTCATGCCTTCTCAGGCGAACTCAAATACGATTTCACGCCGTCTGAAACGCAAAAATACAGCGTTTCCCTTGCTCACTTAGAACGCATTGGCGACAACACCGAACGCTTCAACTCGCTTGCCGCCATCGTGCAAAACCGTATGAACGGCGCGTTGACGAACCAAAATCCAGCTGCCGTCATCGCAGGCAATCCCCTGCTGAAAACCGAAAAACACAACCGCATCAAGCTCACCGCCAACAGCCGCAACGACTACTACAACGGCTACATGAACTCGTTAGCAGGCGCTGGCTGGAACGTGGGCGGCACACTTGTGGCGGACAAAGTCAAAGACCTGATTATTTTTGACCGCGCACGCGGACAAAGCGGTATCTCATCCAACGGCGGCGGCATCATCACACGCAACGTGGACGCGCGATTATTTACCGCGCAGGCCTACGCGCGTTACAACTTCAATCCGCATTGGGCAGCAGGCATCAAAGCCACCTACAACTACGGACACAACGAAACCGACGGCAGGCCGCTCTATCAAATCCGTCCGTTTGAAGCCGCCGTCCAAGCCGACTACAAAAACTACTTTGCCCACGGCAGCTACAACATCGGTGTCGCAACACGCTTTGTCGCCAAACAAACCCGCGGCGATTTTGACGCGGCAAGCGGTCTGGGCATAGACAAACGCGAAGCCGCCAAAGGCTTTACCGTTGCCGACGTGTACGCAGGCGTAAACATCAAAGACAAATACGGCTTGCGCCTGGGCGTGAACAACGTGTTCAACAAAAAATACGCCGAACACATCAGCGGTGACCACGTCCTCGCCCTGTCGCCCAGTGTGGTGTATGCACCGGGCAGGACATATTGGTTGAGTTTGCACGCGGCGTTTTAA
- a CDS encoding ABC transporter substrate-binding protein — translation MDMKRRDFLKMTAALAAAGVSPSLLAAGKEQFTVYGAPAMPSVTIAVAALQGKLAKQADVSLKIWRSPDQLRAGVASGQFKVMMSPSNVGVNLRNQGQKVGMVNILTNGITQLMCKGSAITSPQDLVGKKILVPFKNDMPDIVLQALLKKLKIDAHKVGITYTATPPEAVGLFLSKDYHAAILPEPMATASLLKGKTMGVNVVRGFDLVKAWGQAFDTKPLIPMAGIIANEEYFHAHKAQFDLFHQDLKNALNWILANRQSAAKIGKNYLPAPEPALVMGLDGARLTVTKGSEVKNEILKFYEILMQFNPKLLGGKLPDNGFFLA, via the coding sequence ATGGATATGAAAAGACGCGATTTCTTAAAAATGACCGCCGCGCTGGCAGCCGCAGGCGTTTCGCCTTCTCTGCTTGCTGCCGGTAAAGAGCAATTTACCGTGTACGGCGCACCGGCAATGCCCAGCGTTACCATTGCTGTAGCGGCGTTGCAAGGCAAGCTGGCGAAACAGGCAGATGTATCGCTGAAAATTTGGCGCTCACCCGACCAACTGCGCGCAGGCGTAGCAAGCGGACAATTTAAAGTCATGATGAGTCCGAGCAATGTCGGCGTAAACCTGCGCAACCAAGGGCAGAAAGTCGGCATGGTCAATATTTTGACCAACGGCATCACGCAGCTGATGTGCAAAGGCAGCGCGATTACCTCGCCGCAGGATTTGGTCGGCAAAAAAATCCTCGTGCCGTTTAAAAACGACATGCCCGACATCGTGCTGCAAGCCTTGTTGAAAAAACTGAAAATCGACGCACACAAAGTCGGTATCACTTACACCGCCACGCCGCCCGAAGCGGTGGGACTGTTTTTGAGCAAGGACTACCACGCCGCCATCCTGCCTGAACCGATGGCAACCGCCAGCCTACTGAAAGGCAAAACCATGGGCGTAAACGTCGTGCGTGGTTTTGACTTAGTAAAAGCATGGGGACAGGCATTTGACACCAAACCGCTGATTCCGATGGCAGGCATCATCGCCAACGAAGAATATTTCCACGCACACAAAGCGCAGTTCGACCTCTTCCATCAGGATTTGAAAAACGCACTCAACTGGATACTCGCCAACCGCCAAAGCGCCGCGAAAATCGGCAAAAACTACCTCCCCGCCCCTGAACCCGCCCTAGTCATGGGCTTGGACGGCGCGCGGCTGACGGTAACTAAAGGCAGCGAAGTGAAGAACGAGATTTTGAAGTTTTACGAAATCCTGATGCAGTTCAACCCAAAACTTCTAGGCGGCAAGCTGCCGGATAATGGGTTCTTCTTGGCTTAA
- a CDS encoding GIY-YIG nuclease family protein — MFDTESIGYVYILTSKNCDSVKIGGSNYPPIKRIKEINQTEPYKKLGKWELADFRQVNNWRKVEHYLHYRFRSCLNTNQANQKELFYLSVKEASDALNDLDENLIIHKPKVDRMFQDEYLCSYLKNLFILSGLVHWLEYQGVWTFSLFPSTNGGRYFTLNIGSHEVAFSTLNRKNTQSTHMILLDKLILDFPETISWIEQHGYIEKSYYKTVLPRAVSIFLNGTFDIALDFLKKDGVRRALIAYWYDSLFNLKDSNKCSVYARFHNYNAIAKLNTICSTP, encoded by the coding sequence ATGTTTGATACTGAATCTATAGGATATGTCTATATTTTGACTTCTAAAAATTGTGATAGTGTAAAAATTGGAGGTAGTAATTATCCACCGATTAAGCGTATTAAAGAAATCAACCAAACTGAACCTTATAAAAAATTAGGAAAATGGGAACTGGCAGATTTTAGACAAGTAAATAATTGGCGGAAAGTAGAACATTATTTGCATTATCGATTTAGAAGCTGTCTAAATACAAATCAGGCTAACCAAAAGGAGCTTTTTTATTTAAGCGTTAAAGAAGCATCTGATGCTTTGAATGATTTGGATGAAAACCTGATTATTCACAAACCCAAAGTAGATAGGATGTTTCAAGATGAATATTTATGTTCTTATCTAAAGAATTTATTCATATTGTCTGGATTAGTACACTGGTTGGAATACCAAGGGGTATGGACATTTTCACTTTTCCCGTCAACAAATGGCGGCAGATATTTTACGTTGAATATCGGGTCTCATGAGGTAGCTTTTAGTACCTTAAATAGAAAGAATACACAAAGCACCCATATGATATTGTTAGATAAATTAATTTTAGATTTTCCAGAAACAATTTCTTGGATTGAACAACATGGATATATTGAAAAGAGTTATTACAAAACAGTTTTACCGAGAGCGGTTTCCATTTTTTTAAATGGTACCTTTGATATCGCGCTAGATTTTTTAAAAAAAGATGGGGTCAGACGTGCATTAATTGCTTATTGGTATGACTCTTTATTTAATTTGAAAGACAGCAACAAATGCAGTGTTTATGCACGTTTCCATAACTATAACGCCATTGCAAAACTCAATACAATTTGCAGTACACCGTAG
- a CDS encoding ABC transporter permease, which produces MIKTDKIRKPQPALFYIIDYLWSGFAGLGVAMVVVALWAWGSAVFGEFMLPAPVEVFQKSLDLLKHFQENEIGISLWRSVVGISVALVAGLAAGLVAGSFKTAMALLKPVITILLAMPPIIWVVMALFWFGFGNPSVLFTIIVLVAPLTFASAAVGMSSVNKQHEELFDAYKLGRLKKIRYLYIPHLTGYVISSIGVAVAMGVKVVIMAELLGASEGVGARIADARAMLETSTVMAYVVLVIVFVSLFEYLITKPLEILFMPWRR; this is translated from the coding sequence ATGATTAAAACCGACAAAATCCGCAAACCGCAGCCTGCGCTGTTTTACATCATCGACTACCTTTGGAGCGGCTTTGCCGGTCTGGGCGTGGCGATGGTAGTGGTGGCCTTGTGGGCGTGGGGAAGTGCCGTGTTCGGCGAGTTTATGCTGCCTGCGCCGGTGGAGGTGTTTCAAAAGTCTTTGGATTTATTGAAACATTTTCAGGAAAACGAAATCGGGATTTCGCTGTGGCGGTCGGTGGTGGGGATTTCGGTTGCGTTGGTAGCGGGATTGGCTGCGGGGCTGGTGGCGGGCAGTTTTAAGACGGCGATGGCGTTGCTTAAGCCTGTGATTACGATTTTGTTGGCGATGCCGCCGATTATTTGGGTGGTAATGGCTCTGTTTTGGTTTGGTTTCGGCAATCCGAGCGTGTTGTTTACCATCATTGTGTTGGTTGCGCCGCTGACGTTTGCGAGTGCAGCGGTCGGGATGTCGAGCGTGAACAAGCAGCATGAGGAGTTGTTTGACGCTTATAAATTAGGCCGTCTGAAAAAAATCCGTTATCTGTATATCCCGCATCTGACGGGCTATGTGATTTCCAGCATCGGCGTGGCGGTGGCGATGGGGGTGAAGGTGGTGATTATGGCGGAACTTTTGGGCGCGAGCGAAGGCGTGGGTGCGCGGATTGCGGACGCGAGGGCGATGCTGGAGACTTCGACGGTGATGGCTTATGTGGTGTTGGTCATTGTGTTTGTGTCGCTGTTTGAATACCTGATTACCAAGCCTTTGGAAATTTTGTTTATGCCGTGGAGGAGATGA
- a CDS encoding ATP-binding cassette domain-containing protein, giving the protein MLCLENVRFEILRDPIVRDFSLNLQHGEVKALFGPSGCGKTTVLRLIAGLETPKSGTIRNTFRKTGFLFQENRLPGNLTAMQNIAIFMDKPDEGEIIALAAKVGLTAGDLNKYPTELSGGMAKRVAFLRLLLCGCDLALLDEPFVGLDRDLRDILVAMLVEKIERQGMACMLVTHDRFEAARLSHEIMLLSTKGMNVQNVITLPTPLSERDSAFEEAVVAREFQGIHYYE; this is encoded by the coding sequence ATGCTCTGTCTTGAAAACGTGCGTTTTGAAATTCTCCGCGACCCCATCGTGCGCGATTTCAGTTTGAACCTGCAACATGGCGAAGTGAAAGCTTTGTTCGGGCCGAGCGGCTGTGGCAAGACGACGGTTTTGCGTTTGATTGCGGGCTTGGAAACGCCGAAATCGGGCACGATACGCAATACTTTCCGCAAAACGGGTTTTCTGTTTCAGGAAAACCGCCTGCCGGGAAACTTGACCGCGATGCAGAATATCGCTATTTTTATGGACAAACCCGATGAAGGCGAAATCATCGCGCTGGCGGCGAAAGTCGGGCTGACTGCGGGCGATTTGAACAAATATCCGACCGAATTGTCCGGCGGCATGGCGAAACGGGTAGCATTTTTGCGCCTGCTGCTGTGCGGCTGCGACCTTGCCTTGCTGGACGAGCCGTTCGTCGGTTTGGACCGCGATTTGCGCGATATTTTGGTCGCCATGCTGGTGGAAAAAATCGAGCGGCAGGGCATGGCGTGTATGCTGGTAACGCACGACCGCTTCGAAGCCGCACGCCTGAGCCATGAAATCATGCTGCTTTCCACTAAGGGCATGAACGTGCAAAACGTGATTACCCTGCCTACGCCGCTGTCCGAACGCGATTCGGCTTTTGAAGAAGCCGTGGTGGCAAGAGAGTTTCAGGGGATTCATTATTATGAGTGA
- a CDS encoding CadD family cadmium resistance transporter, whose amino-acid sequence MFSTVITAAVLYIATAVDLLVILLIFFARANTRKEYRDIYIGQYLGSVILILVSLFLAFVLHYVPEKWVLGLLGLIPIYLGIKVAIYDDCEGEKRAKKELDEKGLSKLVGIVALVTVASCGADNIGLFVPYFVTLDLVDLLVTLLVFLILIFVLVYTAQRLANISGVGEIVEKFSRWIMAVIYIGLGLFIIIENNTIQTIISII is encoded by the coding sequence ATGTTTTCGACTGTGATTACTGCTGCTGTTTTATATATTGCTACAGCAGTAGATTTGTTGGTAATACTATTAATATTTTTTGCTAGAGCAAATACTAGAAAAGAATATCGAGATATTTATATCGGACAATATTTAGGTTCTGTAATTTTAATATTAGTTAGTTTATTTCTAGCTTTTGTTTTGCATTATGTTCCGGAAAAATGGGTGTTGGGTTTATTAGGTTTAATACCGATTTACTTAGGTATTAAAGTTGCTATTTACGACGATTGTGAGGGCGAAAAAAGAGCTAAAAAAGAATTGGATGAAAAAGGGTTGTCAAAATTAGTCGGTATTGTTGCTTTGGTTACAGTTGCTAGTTGTGGTGCAGATAATATTGGACTTTTTGTTCCTTACTTTGTGACTTTAGATCTTGTCGACTTATTAGTTACTCTTCTTGTATTTTTAATATTGATTTTTGTTTTAGTATATACAGCACAAAGATTGGCTAATATTTCAGGTGTTGGTGAAATTGTAGAGAAGTTTAGTCGTTGGATAATGGCTGTTATTTATATTGGTTTAGGATTATTTATTATTATTGAAAATAATACAATTCAAACAATAATATCAATAATATGA
- a CDS encoding NnrS family protein, which translates to MNKFFTHPMRPFFVGAAVLAILGALVFFISPGAVILHRQIFLELMLPAAYGGFLTAAMLEWTGYKGRLKPVATLMAALLLAASAILPFSPQTASFFVAAYWLVLLLFCTWLIWLDRNTDNFALLMLLAAFTAFQTAYAVSGDLNLLRAQVHLNMAAVMFVSVRVSILLGAEALKECRLKDPVFIPNIVYKNIAITFLLLHAAAELWLPAQTAGFTALAVGFILLAKLRELHHHELLRKHYVCTYYLLQLFAAAGYLWTGTAKLQNLPASAPLHLITLGGMIGGVMMVWLTAGLWHSGFTKLDYPKLCRIAVPLLFMAAVSRAFLMNVNPIFFITVPAILTIAVFVLYLFTFVPIFRENAFTDDPE; encoded by the coding sequence ATGAATAAGTTTTTCACCCACCCCATGCGGCCGTTTTTCGTCGGTGCGGCGGTGCTTGCCATACTCGGCGCGTTGGTGTTTTTCATCAGCCCCGGTGCCGTCATTTTGCACCGCCAAATCTTCTTAGAACTCATGCTGCCTGCGGCATACGGCGGCTTCCTGACTGCAGCCATGCTCGAATGGACGGGTTATAAAGGTCGTCTGAAACCTGTCGCTACTTTGATGGCGGCATTACTGCTCGCCGCATCTGCCATACTGCCCTTTTCGCCGCAAACTGCCTCGTTTTTCGTTGCCGCCTATTGGCTGGTATTGCTGCTGTTCTGCACTTGGCTGATTTGGCTCGACCGGAACACTGACAACTTCGCTCTTTTAATGTTGCTTGCCGCGTTTACTGCTTTTCAGACGGCCTATGCCGTCAGCGGCGATTTGAACTTACTGCGTGCGCAAGTACATCTGAACATGGCAGCGGTCATGTTTGTATCCGTCCGCGTCAGCATTCTTTTGGGCGCGGAAGCCCTGAAAGAATGCCGTCTGAAAGACCCCGTATTCATCCCCAACATCGTCTATAAAAACATCGCCATCACCTTCCTGCTGCTGCACGCCGCCGCCGAACTTTGGCTGCCCGCGCAAACCGCCGGTTTTACCGCGCTTGCCGTCGGCTTTATCCTGCTTGCCAAGCTGCGTGAGCTCCACCATCACGAACTCCTGCGCAAACACTACGTCTGCACTTATTACCTGCTCCAACTCTTTGCCGCTGCAGGCTATTTGTGGACAGGCACAGCGAAACTGCAAAACCTGCCTGCCTCCGCGCCCCTGCACCTGATTACCCTCGGCGGCATGATAGGTGGCGTGATGATGGTGTGGCTGACCGCCGGTCTGTGGCACAGCGGCTTTACCAAACTCGACTACCCCAAGCTCTGCCGCATTGCCGTTCCCCTACTCTTTATGGCTGCCGTCTCACGCGCTTTCTTAATGAACGTGAACCCGATATTTTTCATCACCGTTCCTGCGATTCTGACTATCGCCGTGTTCGTACTGTATCTTTTCACGTTTGTACCGATATTTCGGGAAAATGCGTTTACGGATGATCCGGAATAA
- the pgi gene encoding glucose-6-phosphate isomerase, with protein MKHLHDLPAWSKLWIHFDETKEQHMREMFEQDPERAERYWLQVGGLTLDYSKNRINDETMALLFELAREAGVPERMQQMFHGEKINTTENRAVLHVALRNRTNAPIVVDGEDVMPKVNHVLQRMGEFAHEVRSGSWLGYTNQVITDVVNIGIGGSDLGPLMMCTALKPFGHPRLNMHFVSNVDGSQLRDVLSKVHPETTLFIIASKTFTTQETLTNALTARKWFLDHAGDESAVAKHFVAVSTNQKAVAEFGIDTANMFEFWDWVGGRYSLWSAIGLPIMLYLGEENFIEMLNGAHLMDQHFINTPLERNLPVILALIGIWYINYYGGGSHVIAPYDQHLHRLPKFIQQLDMESNGKQVTLDGKAVGYETSPIIWGETGINGQHAFFQLLHQGTHITPIDLIASLEKRSNLQGHHEILLANVFAQAEAFMRGKTPDEVRAELKAQGMEAERIEELVPHKTFSGNRPTNLILMDKINPRNMGSLIAMYEHKTFVQGIIWGINSFDQWGVELGKQLAKTILAELTGETEVQKHDSSTTRLINLYLNANK; from the coding sequence ATGAAACACCTTCACGATTTACCAGCTTGGTCAAAATTATGGATACATTTTGACGAAACCAAAGAACAACACATGCGCGAAATGTTCGAGCAAGATCCCGAACGTGCCGAGCGCTACTGGCTGCAGGTTGGCGGCCTGACTTTGGATTATTCTAAAAACCGTATCAACGACGAAACCATGGCACTGTTGTTCGAGCTGGCGCGTGAAGCAGGCGTACCGGAGCGGATGCAGCAAATGTTCCACGGCGAAAAAATCAATACGACAGAAAACCGTGCCGTACTCCACGTTGCCCTGCGCAACCGTACCAACGCCCCTATCGTCGTGGATGGCGAAGATGTCATGCCTAAGGTCAACCATGTCCTGCAACGCATGGGCGAGTTCGCGCATGAAGTCCGCAGCGGCAGCTGGTTGGGCTATACCAATCAAGTCATTACCGACGTCGTCAACATCGGTATCGGCGGCTCTGACCTCGGCCCTCTGATGATGTGTACCGCGCTCAAGCCTTTCGGCCATCCGCGTTTGAACATGCACTTCGTCTCCAATGTGGACGGCTCCCAACTGCGCGACGTATTGTCCAAAGTCCACCCCGAGACCACCCTCTTCATCATCGCCTCCAAAACCTTTACCACCCAAGAAACCCTGACCAACGCCCTGACCGCGCGTAAATGGTTCTTGGATCATGCAGGCGATGAAAGCGCCGTGGCCAAACACTTCGTTGCCGTCTCCACCAACCAAAAAGCCGTTGCCGAATTCGGTATCGATACCGCCAATATGTTTGAATTTTGGGACTGGGTAGGCGGACGATACAGCCTGTGGTCGGCCATCGGCCTGCCGATTATGCTGTATCTCGGTGAAGAAAACTTCATCGAAATGCTCAACGGCGCACACCTGATGGACCAACACTTCATCAACACGCCGCTGGAGCGCAACCTGCCGGTTATCCTTGCCCTTATCGGCATTTGGTACATCAACTACTACGGCGGCGGCAGCCACGTTATCGCGCCTTACGACCAACATCTCCACCGCCTGCCTAAATTTATCCAGCAGCTCGATATGGAGAGCAACGGCAAACAAGTGACCCTTGACGGCAAAGCTGTCGGTTACGAAACTTCGCCGATTATTTGGGGCGAAACCGGTATCAACGGCCAGCACGCCTTCTTCCAACTGCTGCACCAAGGTACGCACATCACGCCGATTGATCTCATCGCCTCGCTTGAAAAACGCAGCAATTTGCAAGGCCATCACGAAATCCTGTTGGCGAACGTTTTTGCCCAAGCCGAAGCCTTTATGCGCGGTAAAACCCCAGACGAAGTCCGTGCCGAACTCAAAGCCCAAGGCATGGAAGCAGAGCGCATCGAAGAGCTGGTTCCGCACAAAACCTTCTCAGGCAACCGCCCGACCAACCTCATTCTCATGGACAAAATCAACCCGCGCAATATGGGCAGTCTGATTGCCATGTATGAACACAAAACCTTCGTCCAAGGCATTATTTGGGGCATCAACAGCTTTGACCAATGGGGCGTAGAACTCGGCAAACAGTTGGCCAAAACCATTCTTGCTGAATTGACCGGCGAGACCGAAGTGCAAAAACACGACAGCTCGACTACACGCCTGATTAATCTTTATTTGAATGCCAACAAATAA
- the hexR gene encoding DNA-binding transcriptional regulator HexR — translation MLSKISESLSNLSGAERKVAESALAEPKWFVHAAVAEIAERASVSQPTVIRFCRSLGYKGLPEFKLALSASIGHEGMPYVHEELNADDNMGSVVEKVLGNAAASLLGERRFLKESELENAIAILMHARRVEFYGVGNSGIVAQDAQHKFFRFGMSTVAYVDTHTQLMAASVLTEQDVLVAISNTGSSIELLDAASIAKENGAAVIALTRNDSPLAQMADCVLSIATQENAELYTPMVSRLLQLAVIDILAIGLALRLGDTASTQLQKSKKSIHNKHIEYDKD, via the coding sequence ATGTTAAGCAAAATCAGCGAATCATTGTCCAACCTCTCCGGCGCAGAACGCAAAGTTGCCGAATCTGCGCTGGCCGAGCCGAAATGGTTCGTTCATGCCGCTGTGGCGGAAATTGCCGAGCGTGCATCCGTCAGTCAGCCGACTGTAATCCGTTTCTGCCGCAGCTTGGGTTACAAAGGCTTGCCTGAGTTTAAACTCGCTTTGTCTGCCAGCATCGGCCACGAAGGCATGCCTTACGTTCATGAAGAATTAAACGCCGATGACAACATGGGCAGCGTGGTCGAAAAAGTGTTGGGCAATGCCGCAGCCTCCCTCTTGGGCGAGCGCCGCTTCCTGAAAGAATCCGAGCTTGAAAACGCGATTGCCATTCTGATGCACGCGCGACGCGTTGAGTTTTATGGTGTCGGCAACTCCGGCATCGTTGCCCAAGATGCGCAACACAAATTCTTCCGCTTCGGTATGTCCACCGTTGCCTATGTTGATACGCATACCCAGCTGATGGCGGCTTCCGTATTGACCGAGCAGGATGTGTTGGTGGCGATTTCCAATACCGGCTCATCTATCGAATTGTTAGACGCGGCCAGTATCGCCAAAGAAAACGGCGCAGCCGTTATCGCGCTCACCCGTAATGATTCGCCGTTGGCTCAAATGGCCGACTGCGTATTGAGCATTGCCACTCAGGAAAATGCCGAGCTTTATACGCCTATGGTGTCCCGTCTTCTGCAGCTAGCCGTTATTGACATTCTTGCCATCGGCTTGGCCTTGCGTTTGGGCGACACTGCCAGCACGCAACTGCAAAAAAGTAAAAAAAGCATACATAACAAGCACATCGAATACGATAAAGATTGA